A region of the Flavobacteriaceae bacterium MAR_2010_188 genome:
CCAGATTTAATGGCTAGGCTTTTTGCCATGGATTTAGAAAGCATATCCGAAGCACTAAAATTACTTTCGGGTATTTCCTGATTAACATCACTGATAAGTTGCTCAAGTATAATGGAAACTTCGCTCTCGGGAACATTCATCGGCACCGCGTTCATTTCTATCTGTTCATTACCGATTATGTTAAATGAGAAACCTGCTAATTCTAAATCTTCCTTTAAGTTTTGAATAATTTCAATTTCCCCGGTTGAATAATTCAATTTAAGCGGAAAAAGTAATTGCTGACTTACCGACTCCTTTTTGGTAGTATTCCGTAAAAATCCTTCGTAAAGAATACGTTGATGCGCTCGGTGTTGGTCTATCACTAGCATACCCGACTTTACGGAGCTGATGATATATTTATTATGAAATTGATAACTCTTCCTTCCTGAAGACATGGAAGATTCATCTGCAAAAATGGTTTTTATATCGCTACCACTTTCAAATTCTATAGTTTCAAAGTCAACGTCTATATCATCTGCGTTAGTGTCCAATCCTACGTATAGACTTTCCCATGAAGCGGTTTGTGGCTTTTTATGAACAACCGAAATAAATTTATTACTAGATTTTTCTTCTCTAAAGGGATTATATTCTCGATCTACTTCAACCGAAGGCATACCCACATCTTTTGGTTTATAGGAATAGGGCGTATTAAAACTCTGGTTAGATTCAAAATCCAAAACCGGAGAGATATTAAATTGTCCTAAACTATGTTTTACCGCCGAGCGTAAAATTGCATATAACGTATGCTCATCGTCGAATTTAATTTCGGTCTTGGTAGGATGAATGTTGATATCGATGGATTTAGGGTCTACCGTTAAATAAAGAAAATAACTCGGTTGACGCCCATCTTTAACCAATCCTTCAAAAGCAGCTTTGATAGCGTGATTTAAATATGGACTTTTGATGAATCTATCGTTAACGAAGAAAAACTGCTCTGCCTTAGATTTTTTGGCATATTCTGGCTTACCCACAAAACCGGAAATTGTAACAACTTCTGTTGACTCATTTACAGGGACTAGTTTTTCGTTGGTCTTATTGCCAAAAATATTTACAACGCGTTGTCTATGATTACTGGTTGGAAGATTGAATAACTCGCTACCATTATGATATAAGCTGAAACCTACATTTGGATGAGCCAAGGCAACCCGATGAAATTCATCAATGATATGTCTAGCTTCCACTGTTTGTGATTTTAAGAAATTGCGTCGAGCAGGAATATTATAGAATAAATGCTTTACCGCAATAGAACTTCCGGCGGGTGTCACAACGACCTCTTGCGACTTAATCTCACTTCCTTCAATGATAATTTCGGTGCCTAACTCATCAAGCTGCCGTTTCGTTTTCATTTCGACATGAGCGATCGCAGCGATGCTAGCAAGTGCTTCTCCCCGAAATCCTTTGGTGCTCAAGGAAAATAAATCTTCGGCGGATTTAATTTTGGAAGTGGCGTGTCTTTCGAAACTCAAACGGGCATCGGTAGAACTCATCCCAGAACCATCATCGATTACTTGAATCAGCGATTTACCGGCGTCTTTTATAATAAGTTTGATGAATTGTCCACCAGCATCGATAGAATTTTCAAGAAGTTCCTTTACTACAGATGCAGGTCTCTGCACAACTTCACCCGCGGCAATCTGGTTGGCAACGTGGTCGGGAAGTAATTCAATAATATCTGTCATTAGCGATTTTGAAGAAAAATCGACAAATCGAAGTCAATGATAAACAAGAAAATTAAAATAAGGGCACCTATAATCAACAAAACTCTTTTATTAGCGCCATCTCTATCTGGTACATGCTTATAATCGCCAACAGCATTATTCAATTTAGTTTTAAATCCACCCATACTCCCACTAGTGACACGATGTTCGTCGAATCTGTTCTTTATTTCAAAAGGATTTCCTTCCCCTTTATAATAGCGCGGCGTATAACTGTATTTTTTGTTCTTGCGTGTTTTTAGAATTCCCATGGTGACAGACTTTAATAATTATTGAGTAGGTACCAGAGCACAATTATCATACCTAAGGCACCAATTAAGACAAACAAGGATTTGTTCTTTCCAAGCGCGCTCTTATTTTCACCTCGCAAATCTTTCCACTTCGATTTTAATTCTTCGGATGAAGTTTCAGGCGATTCCCTTAAACTCTTTGGTATATACTTAAATTTCTTAGGTTTTCGTTGCTTAAACAACATCGGTGAATTTGTGCATTCCTATAAGTTTCAAATTTACTTAAATTTGAAGGAAAAGCAGTTTGGCACCGGTTAAAAATTGTTAACAGCGGTTGAAAATTTCAACTTTGAACGAAATTAGAGCTGTTTATTTCTTAGGAAGATTTGCCATTTGTATGGCCGCAATAGCTGCTTCGACTCCTTTATTTCCATGCTTACCACCTGCCCTAGCTTCGGCCTGCTCCATATTATCATCTGTAAGGACACAAAAGATAACAGGAACATCGTTGATAATATTTAGGTCTTTGATCCCTTGCGAAACAGCATTACAGACAAAATCGAAGTGCTTGGTTTCTCCTTGGATGACGCTACCAATTGCAATAACCGCATCGACATTTCTAGACTGCATTTTTTTGCATCCATAGATGAGTTCAAAACTTCCTGGCACCTGCCAATGAATAATATTCTCTTCAGATGCACCACAGTCAACTAAGGCATCAAACGCACCTTTAAAAAGGGCATCGGTGATAGAACCATTCCATTCTGAAACAACAATCCCAAACCGAAAGTTCTTCGCGTTTGGGATTGTTGTCTTGTCGTAAACAGACAGATTTTTATTTACAGTAGCCATGTTATTCTACACTTGCCTCTGCTCTACCAATAAATACATCGATATTTTGAGCTTCATTAGATTTAGAAAATTCATCCTTTATCTTTTGAAAATATTCCAATGCCGTTTTGGTATCTCCTTGTTGGTAGGCAATCGTTGCAGCCTTGTAAAGGTACATTGGAGTCGTATAATCGTTGGTGTTCATTTTATATGCTTTCTCATACTGATCTAGAGCATCTTCTGGCTGATTTAGTTGAGCGAATGCATCTCCGATGCTTCCTGCTGCAATAGGACCAAGAATTTCATCGTCAGTATCGAAATCATTAAGATATTCTATAGCGTTCTTATAATCACGTAAGTTTAAATAAGCAATACCTGCATAATAGTTAGCTAAATTTCCAGCGGGCGTGCCTTTGTATTCTTCGGCAATATCTACCATCCCGAACTTCCCTTCTGCACCGTTTAATGAAAGTGTAAACAATGAATCCTTAGCAGTACCATTTAAAGCATCGGTAAAATTTTTCTGAGCGACATACATCTCGTTCATTCCTTCGCTAGCCTTCGGCTCAACGATAAATTTCTGATAACCCAAGTAACCTAATACGATAATAGCTACCACACCAACAATGATAAAAATATATTTTTGGTTCTCTACAGCCCACTCTTCGGTTCTGGAAGCACTTTCGTCAAGGGTGTTAAAAACCTCTGCCGTTGTTGAGTCTTCTCCGTACTGCTCTTCCTTCTCAACCTTAGTTTTTGGTTTGTACCCTCTTTTCTTATAAGTTGCCATATATTCTCTATTTATGCGCCGCAAAAATAAAATTTTTATTGGGATTTAAAAGGCAAATTATTTGTTATTTTTCAATATTTTGCGTAGCCTACATATCCAAATTTTAATTCTACTAAAAGGCTGACCATCCATTATTTATGATTCTGAAATCGCTTACCCTCTTAAATTATAAAAATTTTGAAAACGGAATTTTCGAGTTTGATTCAAAAATAAATTGTTTAGTAGGCTCCAACGGCATCGGAAAAACGAACGTTCTAGACTCTATATACCACCTCGCTTTTGGGAAAAGTTATTTTAATCCGGTAGCGCTTCAAAATATACGGCACGACGAAGACTTTTTTGTGATAGATGGAGTTTTCGAGAGAGAAGAAAAAGACGATAAAATTGTAGTTTCTTTAAAACGTGGCCAAAAGAAGATTATTAAGAAAAATGGAAAGGCTTATGAGAAATTCAGCGACCATATTGGCTTTATTCCTTTAGTAATCATCTCTCCTGGAGACCGCGACTTGATTATTGAAGGAAGTGATACCCGCAGAAAGTTTATCGACAGTGTCATCTCGCAGAGCAACAAAAAATATCTTTCTAACCTCATCAATTACAACAAAATCGTTTCCCAGCGAAATGCCCTGCTCAAATACTTCGCATTAAATAACACTTTCAACAATCAGACCCTAGAAGTTTATAATGAGCAATTAGATAATTTTGGTTCGGAAATCCATAAGACCAGAAAAGATTTTCTTGAAACTTTCATCCCTATTTTTAAGGAACGATATAAAACAATCAGCGATGATAACGAAGACGTCAATCTAACGTATAAAAGTGATTTAAATAATGAATCTTTACTTCAACTTTTAAAAGATAATATAAACAAGGACAAGGCATTACAATATACATCGGTTGGTATTCACAAGGATGATTTAAACTTTGAAATATCAACCCACCCCATTAAAAAATTTGGAAGCCAAGGACAGCAAAAATCGTTCTTGATTGCCCTTAAATTGGCACAATTCGATTTTATAAAACAACAACACGGTCTCTCGCCTATTCTGCTTCTAGATGACATTTTTGACAAGTTGGATGAGAATAGAGTTTCGCAAATAATATCGATGGTAGATGATAAAGATTTTGGTCAAATATTTATAAGCGACACCCACGCAGAGCGCACCGAAAATATCGTAAAACAAATCCATCAGTCCTATAAAATCATTCGACTATGAAAAATATTCTAATGTCTTTAGCCATAGTATTCCTAATAAGTTCCTGCAAACAAGAAATTGATTTGTCTAATATATCGGGGTACTGGGAAATCGACAAAGTGATATTAGAAGATGGTAGCGAGCGCGATTACGGAGTAAATACAACCGTTGATTATATTGAATTAAAAAGCGATTCCACCGGAATCAGGAAAAAGTTAAGCCCAAGGTTAGACGGCACTTTCAGCACGACAGAAGATTTCGAAAGCTTTAAAATAAAAGAAAATAACGGCGACCTTTTCATTCAATACGAGACACCTATGATGAGCTGGGATGAAGAACTTTTAAACCTGAATGAAACCACATTAGAAGTGAAGAACGATCATTCAATTCGCTATATTTATAAGAGATTTGAACCAATAAACCTGGAATGAGAAAAGAGAGAAAGAATGATTCTTCCCAAATGGGAGACCTGCTGAAGGATTTTATCAAAACCAATAAGTTGGAGAAAGGATTGACCAAGATTGATGTAAAGGACGCTTGGGAAAATACCATGGGTAGTGGCGTAAATAATTACACCAATAAAGTTTATTTTGAAAATGATACCCTTCACGTTTCACTCAGCAGCAGCGTGTTGCGAGAGGAGCTTAGCTACGGCAAACAAAAGATAATTGACATGCTTAATGAATATATAGGAAACAATGTGATCAAAAAAATCATGCTTCACTAAAAAGACAATATGAAATACCTAAAATTACTCCTCTCACTCCTATTGACAGTTGCAATTTTCTGGGCTTTAAACACAAAATTGGGTTCAATCCCGCCTTTAGGAAAATTTCTGTCGCCATCTACTGGGTTTTGGCAAAATGAAGTTTCTAATATTTCTACGGAAGACGTTTCTTTTGAAGGTATTGAGGAGCAGGTAACAATCCATTATGACAAATTTCATATTCCCCACATCTTCGCCAATAATAGTAAGGACTTGGCTTTTGCACAAGGATATATTACCGCAAAGGACAGAATGTGGCAAATGGAATTTCAGACACATGCCGCAGCAGGAAGAATATCCGAAATAATCGGTGATGCCGCGTTAGACTTTGACCGCACCCAAAGACGTAAGGGAATGACATTTGGTGCCGAGAATTCCTTGGTAGAAATGATGAAAGATGAGGAGACAGCGGTTCTTATTAGAGCGTATGTAGCCGGTGTTAATAACTTTTTAGAAGACTTAACACCAGATAATTATCCTATTGAATATAAACTATTAGATTATCAACCTGAGCTCTACACAGAATTAAAGGTTGGGCTACTTTTAATGTACATGACGGATATGCTTGCGGGTGGTGATGATGATTTGGAAAACACAAATTTTATCACTCGATATGGCAAGGAACGTTTTGATTTTTTATATCCCGATTTCTTCGAAATTAATGACCCTATTATTCCGGCCGATAAAGATTGGAGCAATTTAGAAGTTGAAAAACCCAAAAATCCGAATCCTGAAATTCCAAACGAAAGCATAAATGAGGTAATGGAAAAACCAGACCCAGATAACGGAAGTAACAACTGGGCAGTTGCACCAAAGAAATCTTACTCGGGCAATGCAATTTTGGCAAACGATCCACATTTGGGATTAAAATTACCTTCGATTTGGTACGTGATGCAACTTTCGACTCCCGATCAAAAGGCATTCGGCGCTACTTTGCCCGGAGTTTTAGGCGTTATTTCTGGTTTTAATGAACATATCGCTTGGGGAGAAACCAATGCAACAAGAGACGTAAGGGATTGGTATAAAATTGAATTCAAGGACGAGACTAAATCTGAATATAGGTTGGATGGTGAATGGCGCCCAACCACCAAAAGAATTGAAGAAATAAAAGTTAGGAATCAGCCAACTTATAACGATACTGTGGTTTACACACACCATGGGCCAGTAAGTTATGATGATAGCTATAAGGGCAATAGCCAGAAAATTGGCTATGCAATGAAATGGATTGGTCATGCAGGTGGCAATAATCAGAAAACGTTTTTAGAACTTAACAAGGGAAAAAATTATGATGATTATGTGAACGCCTTAAAAAACTATGTTGCTCCTGCCCAAAACTTTGTTTTTGCTTCCACTGAGGGCGATATAGCGCTTTGGATTCAAGGCAAGTTTCCTAACAAATGGAAAGGTCAAGGGAAGTTTTTAATGGATGGAACCAAATCCGTTAACGATTGGCAATCTTTCATTCCGCAGGAGAATAACGCCTTTATTAAAAATCCCGAACGCGGCTTTGTAAGTTCTGCAAACCAAGTACCAGTAGATAAATCTTACCCATACTATGTTTTTAATGATGGTTACGAAACGTATAGAAATAGAGTTATAAATGATTTCTTCCGGTCTAAAGAAAAGTTTGATATTCAAGATTTTAAAGATTTGCATAACAGCAATTACAACCTTAGAGCAGCAGAATTATTACCTTTATTAATCGGTTTAACTGATACAATTCAACTAGATAATAATCAGAGGGGTAAATTAAATATAGTAAGTAAGTGGAATTACTATAACAACATAGATTTGGAAGGCCCAACTATCTTTGAAGAATGGTTAACAAATTTTGAAAAACTGCTGTGGGATGAATACGATGATGCCGAATTTTCAATGAGTAAACCATTTTCTTATCGTACTACTGAACTAGTAAAAAATAATCCTGATGACGAGTTTATGGACATTTTAGCAACTCCGCAAAAAGAAACGGCGAAGGACCTGGCGCTACTTTCTTTTAAGGATGCGGTAAAATCTTTGGACGATTATTCAAAAGATGAAGATAATCTTAACTGGGGAAAATATAAATCGACTTACGTCGGACATCTTTTGCAATCCCTTCCTGCTTTTTCGCGATTTGATTTACCAATTGGAGGAAATCGTGGTATCGTTAACGCTACTTCACAGACCCACGGACCTTCTTGGAGGATGATTGTAGAAATGAGTACTCCGCCAAAAGCAATTGCGATTTATCCCGGTGGACAATCAGGGAACCCCGGTAGTAAATATTACGATGATTTCGTGGATATTTGGGCTTCTGGTGAATATATAGAATTACTTTTTATGCAGGACCTAGAAGAAATGACCGGAATAATCGCAACTCAAAACCTTAAACCTAAGCAATGAAAAATATCCTACTAAACTTTACCCTGACCATATTTTTAGCAATGATTCTAGACTTGTTCTTGCCTTGGTGGGGAATAATGGTTTCGGCAATTATTATAAGTTATGTATTTCCACTTAGAGGATTCAAAATTTTTTTAATTCCTTTTTTAGCAATTGCTATATATTGGATGTCTTATTCGTTTTTCTTGAGTAGCCCGAATGACTTTACCCTTGCAAAAAAAATAGGAACCTTATTTACCTTGGGAGAAAACTGGATTTTAGTTTTGTTGATCACCGCATTGATTGGTGGTGTCGCAGCAGGGATATCTGGAATATTCGGCAAACAACTGTCGTTAGTATCCGCGAGGAAAAAATCTGTACATTATTAACAAAAAAGACCGGCTATAAACCGGTCTTATATTCAATTCTTTTTTAAAAGCTTAAAACTTTTCTCTTCCAGAAAAATGAAATGCACCCTCTATTGCAGCATTCTCATCGCTATCGCTCCCGTGTACGGCATTTTCACCGATTGAAGCAGCATATAGTTTTCTAATGGTCCCTTCGGCAGCATCTTCTGGATTTGTAGCACCAATAAGAGTACGGAAATCTTCTACGGCATTATCTTTTTCAAGTATTGCTGCAACTATAGGACCTCTAGTCATATATTCTACCAATTCACCAAAAAATGGACGCTCGTTGTGTATCGCGTAAAATTCCTTAGCATCATGGTCGGTCATTTGAGTCAACTTTAATGCAACAATTCTAAAACCTGAGGCATTTATCTTCTGCAAAATGGCGCCGATGTGTCCTTTTTCGACTGCATCTGGCTTAAGCATTGTAAATGTTCTGTTAGTCGTCATAATATTATTGTTTATAATTATCAAAAAAATCTACGAGCACTTCAATTTAAACAGCCCGCTTTATCAGGCTGCAAAAGTAAGGCAATTATAAAGATTTACAATATTATGACTTATTAAAAATCGTATCTTTGCCGACTATGATAAAAGACAAGATTGAAAGTCTAAAAGAATTATTATCCACTTCAAAAAAGATAGTAATTGTACCTCACAAAAATCCTGATGGCGATGCAATAGGCTCTACCCTAGCCCTAAACCATTATCTTAAAGACCACGGCCATAATACTATGATGATTACCCCTAACGATTACCCTGATTTTTTAAAATGGATGCCAGGTGAAGAAAGCATCTTGGTTTATGAGTCTAGTAAAGATGTTGCAGATACTCTTATTTCTCAGGCAGAATTAATATTTACCTTGGATTTTAACGCCCTTAATAGAACTGGGTCGATGGAATTTCCTCTTAAAAATTCTGAAGCGATTAAAGTCATGATCGATCACCATCAACAGCCGGATGATTATGCAGAATTCACCTATTCTGACAATAAAATGTCTTCAACCTGTGAAATGGTTTATAATTTCATTGAAATGATTGGCAATACCGCAGATATTGATGAAAAGATTGCAACCTGTCTCTATTCTGGAATTGTCACCGATACAGGCTCATTTAGATTTCCTTCTACCACGGCTGCCACCCATAGAGTTATCGCAGATTTGATGGAAAAAGGGGCTAAAAATAATTTCATCCATAACAGCATTTACGATACCAATAGCTACAACAAATTGCAACTTCTGGGTTGCGCGCTCAATAACTTAAAGGTGCTTCCTGAATATAATACGGCGTATATTACCTTATCCCAAGAAGAACTTAATAAATATGATTTTAAAAAAGGTGATACCGAAGGTTTTGTAAACTATGGTCTTTCCTTAAAAGGAATCGTTCTGGCCGTTATTTTTATTGAGAACCACCAAGAGAATATCGTAAAAATATCCTTTAGAAGTAAAGGTTCATTTTCGGTTAACGATTTGGCGCGAAAACACTATAATGGCGGGGGACACACTAACGCAGCAGGTGGAAGAAGTGATAAGGGCTTAGAACAGACCATTGAAGAATTTATTACTATCTTGGCCGACTATAAAATTGCCCTAAATTAATGAGAAACATTTTAACCATTTTTGCTATTTCACTAAGTATTTTCGCATGTAAGTCGCCCGATGCAAGAGAACCTATTTCCAAAAAATCTGGTTCTTTTATCAAGGAATCGGCTGAACGCAATATAGAACTGAACAATAAGGAAAAAGCTTTGATAGAAGCGCTCATTGCTAAAGACAGTGGCAAAGAATATATTGCTTCTGAAACTGGTTTTTGGTATACCTATAACGTTAAGGTTGAAAATGATTCAACAAACATCAAATTTGGGGATATTTTAAATTTCGATTATAGCATTTCAGATTTAAATGGAAATACCATTTATTCTGAAAAGGATTTGAAAAATAGGAATTACGCGATGGACCAAGAAGAACTCTTTACCGGTTTACGTGAAGGGCTTAAAATCATGAAACCGGGTGAAACTGTGACATTCATCTTCCCATCCCAAAAGGCTTACGGCTATTATGGCGACAAAAAGCGCATCGGCACTAACATACCGATTATAACTAAAGTAAAATTAAACTCAATTAATAAAAATGAAACTGATTAAGAAGTTGAATATGAAAAATCTAACAACAATTATCCTACTGGCCCTTACCCTATCGTTTATTGCATGTGGCGATGATAAGTATCCGGACCTTGAAGATGGCTTATATGCCGAATTTATTACCAATTACGGTACCATGGTGGCAAAATTAGAATATCAAAAAGTTCCTGTAACGGTAGCAAACTTCGTTGCGTTGGCGGAAGGAACCCATCCGATGGCAGGAGAGCAATACAAGGCAAAGAAATATTATAATGGAATTACTTTTCACCGCATCATGGATAATTTTATGATCCAAGGTGGTGATCCAACCGCAACAGGAACTGGTGATCCAGGATTTAAATTTGCAGATGAATTTCATCCTGACCTTAAGCACAAAGAAAGAGGCGTTCTTTCTATGGCCAACAGCGGCCCTAATTCTAACGGAAGTCAATTCTTTATTACAGATGCTCCTACTCCTTGGTTAGATAATGTGCATTCTGTTTTTGGTGAACTTGTTTTAGGTCTAGATGTGTTAGACTCATTATCTGCGATTGAAGTAGGTCCAGGCGATAAGCCAGTAAAAGATGTAATCATTAATGAATTGAACATCATTCGCAAAGGTTCTGATGCCAAAAAATTTGATGCACCTAAAGTTTTTTCTGAAGAGTTACCTAAAGTTGAACAGAAGCAGAAAGAACTTCAAGATGAGCATAACAAAAAAATGGAAGAAGAAAGATCTGCCATGATGGAGAAAAACAAAGAGGCGGCTAAGGACAAAAAGCCAATTTTAGATGGCTATAAAGAAAAAGGCCAAAAACTACCTTCAGGTCTTATCGTTTATTACTTAGAAAAAGGAAAAGGACCAAAACCAAGTACTGGCGACGACGTAGTTCTTAATTTTGAAGGCTATTTTGCCGATGCAACCCTTTTTGATACCAGTCTTGCAGGTATTGCCGAGCAACACGGGATATTAAGCCCAGTAAAAGAACAACGTGGACTTTATCAGCCAATGAAAATGGCTATCGGACCAGACGTTGCAACATTCCCAGGACTTAAGGAAGCAGTTTCTTTACTTAAAGTTGGCGACAAAGCATATTTCTATATTCCTTCTTACTTAGCTTATGGCGAAAGAGGAGCTGGACCCAACGGTGAGATTCCGCCAAATGCTGATTTGGTTTTTCTTTTAGAAATGAAAGAAATCGTTAAATAAATTAAAACATATTTAAACAAAAAACCCTCGCCATGGCGAGGGTTTTTTGTTTATTTCTTTGGGATATTCTTTAATATTTCTATAATGAATTTCCAGTATTTCTGAACTGAAGAAATGCTAGCTCTTTCATCGGGAGAATGAGCTCCCAAAATATTCGGACCAAAACTGACCATATCTAATTCAGGGTAATTTTGACCGATAATTCCACATTCCAATCCAGCGTGGCAGGCGGCAACATGCGGCTTTTCACCATTCAACTTAATGTATAATTCTTCAACAATCTTCAGTATTGGAGAATCTAAATTTGGGGTCCAGCCAGGATATTCGCCACTAAACGTTACTACACATCCAATTAATTCAAAGGCGGACCTAATGGAATTAGAAAGATCAATTTTAGAACTTTCTACCGAAGACCTGGTGAGGCAGGATATTTCAATATTACCATCGCTAACTGATACTTTTGCCAGGTTATTAGAAGTTTCAACCAGATTATCTATTTCGGTACTCATTTTGTAAACACCATTCTGTACCGCATAAATGGCTTTAATTAGACCTTCTTGTACACCTAATTCCATAATAGAATCAGGAAGCCCCGCCTTACTGACTTCAATATTAAGTTTTGGCTCAATTGGAGTAAATTCGGATTTGATATTTCTAGATAACTG
Encoded here:
- a CDS encoding peptidylprolyl isomerase — protein: MKLIKKLNMKNLTTIILLALTLSFIACGDDKYPDLEDGLYAEFITNYGTMVAKLEYQKVPVTVANFVALAEGTHPMAGEQYKAKKYYNGITFHRIMDNFMIQGGDPTATGTGDPGFKFADEFHPDLKHKERGVLSMANSGPNSNGSQFFITDAPTPWLDNVHSVFGELVLGLDVLDSLSAIEVGPGDKPVKDVIINELNIIRKGSDAKKFDAPKVFSEELPKVEQKQKELQDEHNKKMEEERSAMMEKNKEAAKDKKPILDGYKEKGQKLPSGLIVYYLEKGKGPKPSTGDDVVLNFEGYFADATLFDTSLAGIAEQHGILSPVKEQRGLYQPMKMAIGPDVATFPGLKEAVSLLKVGDKAYFYIPSYLAYGERGAGPNGEIPPNADLVFLLEMKEIVK